A DNA window from Xiphias gladius isolate SHS-SW01 ecotype Sanya breed wild chromosome 3, ASM1685928v1, whole genome shotgun sequence contains the following coding sequences:
- the LOC120783585 gene encoding myosin heavy chain, fast skeletal muscle-like — protein sequence MSSDAEMAQFGPAAIFLRKPEKERVEAQNRPFDARTACFVPNAKELYIKGVIQKREGAQVTVKTEADETVTVKEEDCHSMNPPKYDKIEDMAMMTHLNEPSVLFNLKDRYAAWMIYTYSGLFCVTVNPYKWLPVYDPKVVAAYRGKKRMEAPPHIFSVSDNAYQNMLTDRENQSVLITGESGAGKTVNTKRVIQYFATIAVAGGGVDKKDHSPGKIQGTLEDQIISANPLLEAFGNAKTVRNDNSSRFGKFIRIHFGTTGKLASADIETYLLEKSRVTFQLSEERSYHIFYQIMTGHKPELIEMLLITTNPYDFPMISQGQITVASIDDKDELVATDTATDVLGFTNEEKVSIYKLTGAVMHYGNMKFKQKQREEQAEPDGTEVADKVAFLMGLNSADLLKGLCYPRVKVGNEYVTKGQTVPQVTNAVGALAKSVYEKMFLWMVIRINEMLDTKQPRQFFIGVLDIAGFEIFDFNSMEQLCINFTNEKLQQFFNHHMFVLEQEEYKKEGIDWEFIDFGMDLAACIELIEKPMGIFSILEEECMFPKASDTSFKNKLYDQHLGKTNAFQKPKVVKGKPEAHFSLVHYAGTVDYNITGWLEKNKDPLNESVVQLYQKSSMKLLAFLYATFSGAEAESGGDAGGGKSGKKAGKKKGGSFQTVSAVFRENLGKLMTNLRSTHPHFVRCLIPNEIKTPGIMDNHLVIHQLRCNGVLEGIRICRKGFPSRILYADFKQRYRILNASAIPEGQFIDGKKASEKLLGSIDIDHTQYRFGSTKVFFKAGLLGTLEELRDEKLASLVTQTQALCRGYLMRKEFSKLIAQRDCVWILQYNLRSFMNVKHWPWMKLFFKIKPLLKSAETEKEMATMKEDFVKCKEDLAKSEAKRKELEEKMVSLLQEKNNLLLQVQADSENLCDAEERCEGLIKSKIQLEAKLKEVTERLEDEEEMNAELTAKKRKLEDECSELKKDIDDLEITLAKVEKEKHATENKVKNLMEELAGQDENIGKLTKEKKALQEAHQQGLDDLQAEEDKVNSLTKAKSKLEQQVDDLEGSLEQEKKIRMDLERAKRKLEGDLKLAQESLMDLENDKQQSEERIKKKEFENNQLLSNIADEQAINNQLQKKMKELHARIEELEEEVEAERAVRAKIEKQRSDLTREIEEISERLEEAGGATAAQIEMNKKRETEFLKLRRDLEESTLHHEATTAALRKKQADSMAELGEQIDNLQRIKQKLEKEKSELKMEIDDLASNMETVAKAKVNLEKMCRSLEDQLVELKTKNDENTRQITDLTNQKARFQTENAEFSRQMEERESLISQLTRGKQGFTTQIDELKRLIDEETKAKNALAHSLQSARHDCDLLREQYEEEQEAKAELQRSLSKANTEVALWRNKYETDAIQRTEELEEAKKKLAQRLQEAEEQIEAVNSKCASLEKTKQRLQNEMEDLMVDVQRSNSLAATLDKKQRNFDKILAEWKQKYEESQAELEGAQKESRSLSTELFKLKNSYEEALDHLETMKRENKNLQQEISDLTEQLGESGKTIHELEKFKKQVETEKYDMQTALEEAEASLEQEESKILRVQMDLNQMKAEVDRKIAEKDEEIDQLKRNNQRVMESMQATLDAEVRSRNDALRVKKKMEGDLNEMEIQLSHANRQAAEAQKQLRNVQGQLKDAQIHLDDSVRGQDDMKEQVGMMERRTALMQAEIEELRAVVEQAERSRKMAEQELIDASERAGLLHSQNTSLLTTKKKLEVDVTQLHSEIDEAVQEARNAEEKAKKAITDAAMMAEELRKEQDTSAHLERMKKNLEVTVKDLQHRLDEAENLAMKGGKKQLQKLEARVRELESELEAEQKRSTEAIKGVRKYERKVKELTYQSEEDKKNNIRLQDLVDKLQIKMKAYKRHAEEAEEQSNVQMARFRKAQHMLEEAEERADVAESLANKMRAKSREIGTKPQEGQGE from the exons ATGAGCAGTGACGCCGAGATGGCCCAGTTTGGGCCGGCGGCCATCTTTCTCCGCAAACCTGAGAAGGAGAGAGTCGAGGCTCAGAACCGGCCATTCGATGCCAGAACAGCCTGCTTTGTGCCCAATGCCAAGGAGCTGTACATCAAAGGTGTCATACAGAAGAGGGAAGGTGCCCAAGTCACCGTGAAGACTGAAGCTGATGAG ACTGTAACAGTCAAGGAGGAAGATTGCCATTCTATGAATCCCCCTAAGTACGACAAGATTGAGGACATGGCCATGATGACCCACCTCAACGAGCCCTCTGTGCTGTTTAACCTCAAAGATCGTTATGCAGCATGGATGATTTAT ACCTACTCTGGGCTCTTCTGTGTGACTGTTAACCCTTACAAGTGGCTGCCTGTGTACGACCCGAAGGTCGTGGCAGCCTACAGAGGCAAAAAGCGCATGGAGGCCCCACCAcatattttctctgtctctgataATGCATATCAAAATATGCTTACAG ATCGGGAGAACCAGTCTGTCCTGATCAC TGGAGAATCTGGTGCAGGAAAGACTGTCAACACCAAGCGTGTCATCCAGTACTTTGCGACAATCGCAGTGGCTGGTGGAGGGGTTGACAAGAAAGACCACTCACCTGGAAAAATACAG GGGACACTGGAAGATCAAATCATCTCAGCGAACCCTTTGCTGGAGGCTTTTGGGAATGCTAAGACTGTGAGGAATGACAATTCCTCAAGATTT GGCAAATTCATCAGAATTCACTTTGGAACAACAGGGAAACTGGCCTCGGCTGATATTGAAACCT ACTTGCTGGAAAAGTCAAGAGTGACGTTCCAGTTGTCCGAAGAGAGGAGCTACCACATCTTCTATCAGATAATGACTGGGCACAAACCAGAGCTTATAG AGATGCTTCTCATAACAACAAACCCATATGACTTCCCCATGATAAGTCAGGGTCAGATCACTGTGGCCAGCATTGACGACAAAGATGAGCTGGTGGCCACAGAT ACTGCCACTGATGTCTTGGGCTTCACCAATGAAGAGAAAGTCTCCATCTACAAGCTGACTGGCGCTGTGATGCATTATGGGAACATGAAGTTCAAGCAGAAGCAACGGGAGGAGCAGGCAGAGCCCGATGGCACTGAGG TTGCAGACAAAGTCGCTTTCCTCATGGGGCTGAACTCTGCCGACTTGCTGAAGGGCCTTTGCTATCCGAGAGTGAAAGTAGGGAATGAATATGTCACCAAGGGCCAGACAGTCCCCCAG GTCACCAATGCAGTTGGTGCTCTGGCCAAGTCTGTCTATGAGAAGATGTTCTTATGGATGGTCATACGCATCAATGAGATGCTGGACACAAAGCAGCCCAGACAGTTCTTCATTGGAGTGTTAGACATCGCtggatttgaaatatttgat TTCAACAGCATGGAGCAACTCTGTATTAATTTCACTAATGAGAAGCTGCAACAGTTTTTCAACCACCACATGTTCGTACTGGAGCAAGAAGAATACAAAAAAGAAGGAATTGACTGGGAGTTCATTGACTTTGGTATGGACCTGGCAGCCTGCATTGAGCTCATTGAAAAG CCGATGGGCATCTTCTCCATCCTTGAAGAGGAGTGTATGTTCCCCAAGGCCTCAGACACTTCTTTTAAGAACAAACTCTATGACCAGCATCttggaaaaacaaatgctttCCAAAAGCCAAAGGTTGTTAAAGGCAAGCCCGAGGCTCACTTCTCCCTGGTGCACTATGCTGGCACTGTGGACTACAACATCACTGGCTGGCTTGAAAAGAACAAAGACCCCCTGAACGAGTCTGTGGTGCAGCTTTACCAGAAGTCATCGATGAAACTGCTGGCCTTCTTGTATGCCACGTTTTCTGGTGCTGAAGCAG AATCAGGTGGTGATGCTGGAGGTggaaaaagtggaaagaaagCTGGAAAGAAGAAGGGAGGCTCCTTTCAAACGGTGTCTGCTGTTTTCAGG GAAAATCTGGGAAAACTAATGACAAACTTGAGGAGCACCCATCCTCACTTTGTGCGCTGCCTGATCCCAAATGAGATTAAAACACCAG GAATCATGGACAATCACTTGGTCATCCACCAGCTACGCTGTAACGGTGTGCTGGAGGGTATCAGGATTTGCAGGAAGGGATTCCCCAGTAGGATCCTTTATGCTGACTTCAAGCAGAG GTACAGAATCCTAAATGCCAGTGCCATCCCTGAGGGACAGTTCATTGATGGAAAGAAGGCTTCCGAGAAGCTTCTTGGTTCGATTGACATTGACCACACACAGTACCGATTTGGGTCTACAAAG GTCTTCTTCAAAGCTGGTTTACTTGGCACTCTGGAGGAGTTGCGAGATGAAAAACTAGCTTCTCTGGTGACTCAGACTCAAGCATTGTGTCGTGGTTATCTGATGAGAAAAGAATTCTCCAAACTAATCGCACAAAG AGATTGTGTCTGGATACTGCAATATAACTTGCGCTCATTCATGAATGTGAAACACTGGCCATGGATGAAGCTGTTCTTTAAAATTAAGCCACTTCTAAAGAGTGCAGAGACTGAAAAAGAGATGGCGACCATGAAAGAGGACTTTGTCAAATGTAAGGAGGATCTGGCAAAATCTGAGGCCAAGAGAAAGGAGCTTGAAGAGAAAATGGTTTCTCTGCTGCAGGAGAAAAATAACCTCCTCCTGCAAGTACAAGCT gATTCAGAAAATCTTTGTGATGCAGAGGAGCGATGTGAAGGCTTGATTAAAAGCAAAATCCAGCTTGAGGCCAAACTCAAGGAGGTGACCGAGAGactggaggatgaggaggaaatgAACGCTGAGTTGACCGCCAAGAAGCGGAAGCTGGAAGACGAATGCTCTGAGCTTAAAAAAGATATTGATGACCTGGAGATTACCCTGGCTAAAgtggagaaggagaaacatGCCACAGAAAACAAG GTAAAAAATTTAATGGAAGAGCTGGCTGGTCAGGATGAAAACATTGGGAAACTgacaaaggagaagaaagcCCTTCAAGAGGCTCATCAGCAGGGACTGGATGATCTTCAAGCAGAGGAGGACAAAGTCAACTCTCTGACCAAAGCCAAGTCTAAGCTTGAACAGCAAGTGGATGAT CTTGAGGGTTCATTGGAGCAAGAAAAGAAGATCCGCATGGACCTCGAAAGAGCCAAGAGGAAGCTCGAGGGAGATCTGAAGCTTGCACAGGAATCTTTGATGGATCTGGAAAATGATAAGCAGCAATCTGAGGAGAGAATTAAGAA AAAAGAATTTGAAAACAACCAGCTGCTCAGCAACATTGCAGACGAGCAAGCAATTAATAACCAGCtccaaaagaaaatgaaggaactCCAT gcCCGTATTGAAGAACTGGAGGAAGAAGTTGAGGCCGAGCGAGCGGTTCGGGCCAAGATTGAGAAGCAAAGGTCTGACCTCACTAGGGAGATCGAGGAGATCAGTGAGAGACTGGAGGAGGCCGGAGGAGCCACAGCCGCACAGATTGAGATGAACAAGAAACGTGAAACTGAGTTCCTCAAACTGCGACGTGACCTGGAGGAGTCCACGCTACACCACGAGGCCACGACCGCTGCACTGCGCAAGAAGCAGGCAGACAGCATGGCCGAGCTGGGAGAGCAGATCGACAACCTCCAGAGAATTAAACAGaaactggaaaaggaaaagagtgaATTGAAGATGGAGATTGATGATTTGGCCAGCAATATGGAAACAGTTGCAAAAGCTAAG GTCAACCTGGAGAAGATGTGTCGCTCACTTGAAGATCAGTTAGTGGAGCTAAAGACCAAGAATGatgaaaacacaagacaaattACTGATCTCACCAATCAGAAGGCCCGTTTTCAAACTGAGAATG CTGAATTTTCACGTcaaatggaagagagagagagtctcaTCTCCCAACTGACAAGAGGAAAGCAGGGATTCACGACACAGATTGACGAGCTAAAAAGACTGATTGACGAAGAAACAAAG GCTAAGAATGCCCTGGCTCACAGTTTGCAGTCGGCTCGTCACGACTGTGATCTCCTTCGTGAGCAGTacgaggaggagcaggaggccaAAGCTGAGCTGCAGCGGAGTTTGTCAAAGGCGAACACTGAGGTGGCTCTCTGGAGGAACAAATATGAGACCGACGCCATCCAACGCACTGAGGAGCTCGAGGAGGCAAA GAAAAAGCTTGCCCAGCGCCTCCAAGAGGCTGAAGAACAAATTGAAGCAGTGAACTCAAAGTGTGCCTCACTGGAGAAAACTAAACAGAGACTTCAAAATGAAATGGAGGATCTTATGGTGGATGTGCAAAGGTCCAACAGCTTAGCGGCTACCCTTGACAAGAAGCAGAGAAACTTCGACAAG ATTCTAGCCGAGTGGAAGCAGAAGTATGAGGAGTCTCAGGCAGAGCTTGAAGGCGCTCAGAAAGAATCTCGATCTCTGAGCACTGAGCTCTTCAAACTGAAGAACTCTTATGAAGAAGCTCTGGATCATCTGGAGacaatgaaaagggaaaataaaaacctgcaaC AGGAGATATCAGACCTGACAGAGCAACTTGGAGAAAGTGGGAAGACGATTCATGAACTGGAGAAATTCAAGAAGCAGGTGGAAACAGAGAAATATGACATGCAGACTGCGCTGGAGGAAGCTGAG GCATCACTGGAACAAGAGGAGTCTAAGATCCTGCGTGTACAAATGGATCTAAACCAGATGAAGGCTGAAGTGGACAGAAAAATAgcagagaaagatgaggagaTCGACCAGTTGAAGAGGAACAACCAGAGAGTGATGGAGTCCATGCAGGCCACTCTGGACGCTGAGGTCCGGAGCAGGAACGACGCCCTAagagtgaagaagaagatggaggGAGACCTGAATGAGATGGAGATCCAGCTGAGCCATGCTAACAGGCAGGCGGCCGAGGCCCAGAAACAACTGAGGAACGTTCAGGGGCAACTCAAG GATGCCCAAATCCACTTGGATGATTCTGTCAGAGGGCAGGATGATATGAAGGAGCAGGTAGGCATGATGGAGCGCAGAACGGCCTTGATGCAGGCTGAGATTGAAGAGCTCCGAGCAGTCGTGGAGCAGGCGGAGAGGAGCCGCAAAATGGCCGAACAGGAACTGATTGATGCCAGTGAACGTGCAGGACTTCTTCATTCTCAG AACACCAGTCTTCTGACCACCAAAAAGAAACTTGAGGTGGATGTAACTCAACTTCACAGTGAGATAGATGAAGCCGTTCAAGAGGCCAGGAATGCTGAGGAGAAGGCCAAGAAAGCCATTACTGAT GCTGCCATGATGGCTGAAGAGCTGAGGAAGGAGCAGGACACCAGTGCTCACctggagaggatgaagaagaaccTGGAGGTCACAGTGAAAGACCTGCAGCATCGGTTAGATGAGGCTGAAAACTTGGCCatgaagggagggaagaaaCAGCTTCAGAAACTGGAGGCTAGA GTCCGTGAGCTGGAAAGTGAGCTTGAAGCCGAGCAAAAACGTTCTACTGAGGCCATCAAAGGAGTCCGTAAATATGAAAGGAAGGTCAAAGAGCTGACCTATCAG TCTGaggaagacaagaaaaacaacattcgACTGCAGGATTTGGTGGACAAGCTCcagatcaaaatgaaagccTACAAACGACACGCCGAGGAAGCT GAGGAGCAGTCTAACGTGCAAATGGCCAGATTCAGGAAGGCCCAGCACATGCTGGAAGAGGCCGAGGAGAGAGCCGACGTGGCCGAATCTCTGGCCAACAAGATGCGAGCCAAGAGCCGTGAAATTGGGACGAAG ccaCAAGAAGGCCAGGGAGAGTAA